The following coding sequences lie in one Sorghum bicolor cultivar BTx623 chromosome 6, Sorghum_bicolor_NCBIv3, whole genome shotgun sequence genomic window:
- the LOC8080346 gene encoding uncharacterized protein LOC8080346 produces the protein MHLITYFTNIIGVVTIALISVVSILGLICLCRSVYFQLWIKRRGYQRLSYFNGPWLTRITLMLVAFWWGIGEVVRLTFVNGEGRLISNRTWQVNVCKFYIISNLGFAEPGLFLLLSFLLSAALQKQELGTLNRKWNRKTIRAVFILCSPCLIWEACVVFVGGRVSSDDGQRSKVSKYWFSASASHNGNITCTYPLLSSVFIGAFYIILTVYVMFVGRQMLSLVINKGLRRRIYMLIFATGILLPRATLLGLSVLPWPGEVIHEALVFVSFLVLMLAAMVGIVILVYFPVADTFAIGDQEHIEMQASREMIL, from the coding sequence ATGCACCTGATCACATATTTCACCAATATCATTGGTGTGGTGACCATTGCTCTCATCTCCGTAGTCTCCATCTTGGGCCTAATTTGCCTCTGCCGCTCAGTGTACTTCCAACTGTGGATCAAAAGAAGAGGCTACCAGCGCCTTAGCTACTTCAACGGGCCATGGCTGACTCGGATAACATTGATGCTGGTTGCATTCTGGTGGGGTATTGGCGAGGTAGTCAGGCTCACCTTTGTGAATGGGGAGGGAAGGCTAATCTCTAACCGGACATGGCAAGTGAACGTGTGCAAATTCTACATCATCTCAAATCTGGGGTTTGCAGAACCAGGATTGTTCCTCTTGCTCTCTTTCCTTCTTAGTGCAGCTTTGCAGAAGCAAGAACTTGGTACCTTGAATAGGAAATGGAACCGGAAGACTATACGTGCAGTATTCATTCTCTGCTCGCCTTGTTTGATCTGGGAAGCTTGTGTTGTTTTCGTTGGTGGTCGTGTTTCCTCAGATGACGGTCAGCGATCAAAGGTTTCAAAGTACTGGTTTTCTGCTTCTGCAAGCCACAACGGCAACATTACATGCACGTATCCACTGTTGAGCAGCGTATTTATTGGGGCGTTTTACATCATTTTGACTGTCTATGTCATGTTTGTCGGACGTCAAATGCTGTCTTTGGTGATCAACAAGGGACTCCGGCGAAGGATATATATGCTCATTTTTGCCACCGGAATATTACTTCCCCGAGCAACACTTCTTGGGTTATCGGTTCTTCCTTGGCCTGGTGAAGTTATCCATGAGGCTCTTGTGTTTGTTTCCTTCCTTGTGCTGATGCTTGCTGCCATGGTCGGTATCGTTATTCTGGTTTATTTTCCAGTCGCTGATACCTTTGCCATAGGTGACCAGGAGCATATAGAGATGCAAGCAAGTCGTGAAATGATCCTGTGA